A window of Caldisalinibacter kiritimatiensis contains these coding sequences:
- a CDS encoding DNA cytosine methyltransferase, which translates to MNQLRNMSFIDLFAGIGGFRIALEKFGANCVFSSEKDKYAKITYEANFGDIPAGDITKIKSEDIPPHDILCAGFPCQPFSISGKQKGFEDSRGTLFFEIARIVKYHRPKMLFLENVANLRRHKDGKTIDNMIKILKDLEYNVFTEILNASDFGVPQSRKRLYFVCFRKELGIMNFSFPKPTLEDIALEDILLPDSETEKYIIDRDDIYMKDITINDRKLKPIRIGTINKGGQGERIYSPKGHAITLSAHGGGPGAKTGAYLVNNKVRKLAPRECALAQGFPPDFKIPVSDSQAWKQFGNSVAVPVLIKILEKVSKYNLKTSSLKTSIEAVS; encoded by the coding sequence GTCTGAGAAAGATAAATATGCTAAGATTACATACGAAGCTAATTTTGGGGACATTCCTGCTGGAGATATAACTAAAATTAAAAGTGAAGATATTCCTCCTCATGATATCTTATGTGCAGGATTTCCTTGTCAACCATTTAGTATAAGTGGAAAGCAAAAAGGATTTGAAGATTCACGAGGGACACTCTTCTTTGAAATAGCAAGAATTGTAAAATATCATAGACCTAAAATGCTTTTTCTTGAAAATGTAGCTAACCTTAGAAGACATAAGGATGGAAAAACAATTGATAATATGATTAAAATATTGAAAGACTTGGAGTATAATGTATTTACTGAAATTTTGAATGCTAGCGATTTTGGCGTTCCTCAGAGTCGCAAACGTCTATATTTTGTTTGCTTCAGAAAGGAACTTGGAATAATGAACTTTTCTTTTCCAAAGCCAACTTTAGAAGACATTGCACTTGAAGATATTTTACTGCCCGATTCAGAAACTGAAAAATATATAATAGATAGAGATGATATATATATGAAAGACATAACTATTAATGATAGAAAACTAAAGCCGATTAGGATAGGTACTATAAACAAAGGTGGACAAGGAGAAAGGATTTACAGTCCTAAGGGACACGCCATAACACTTTCAGCACATGGTGGTGGTCCAGGAGCAAAGACTGGAGCATACTTAGTAAATAATAAAGTCCGAAAACTTGCACCAAGAGAATGTGCTCTAGCCCAAGGATTTCCACCAGATTTTAAGATTCCAGTTTCTGATTCTCAAGCATGGAAACAATTTGGTAATAGTGTAGCAGTACCAGTGTTAATTAAAATACTTGAGAAAGTTTCTAAATACAACCTGAAAACAAGTTCATTAAAAACTTCAATAGAGGCAGTTAGTTAA